One Arthrobacter sp. FW306-07-I genomic window carries:
- a CDS encoding HAD family hydrolase: MSAPSQAHAAALTTPFGVIRGVLFDIDDTLVDLEYSMTTALREVSEHLLPGLDQAGWERFGRIFTHETTHYYDRYLAGELTFNEQRLLRGRAALGHFGVELADGEESHRWLSAYMEKQPAYVKPFPDVLPLLDVLDAAGIPYGAVSNNVHDYQRAKLDGAGLERVTHLVGTDTLGVAKPHPAMYLEGVRLLGTAPAETLYVGDNRLLDAEGSTAAGLVGVWLNRSGEVVEDFDGGMVASLNQLLQ; the protein is encoded by the coding sequence ATGTCCGCTCCCAGCCAGGCACATGCCGCCGCGCTGACCACACCGTTCGGGGTTATCCGGGGCGTCCTGTTCGACATTGATGACACCCTGGTGGACCTTGAGTACTCCATGACCACCGCCCTGCGGGAGGTCAGTGAACACCTCCTGCCAGGCCTGGACCAGGCCGGATGGGAACGCTTCGGGCGTATCTTCACCCACGAAACCACGCACTACTACGACCGCTACCTTGCGGGGGAGCTGACGTTCAATGAACAGCGCCTGCTCCGGGGGCGGGCCGCGTTGGGGCACTTCGGAGTGGAACTTGCCGATGGTGAGGAATCGCACCGATGGCTGAGTGCCTATATGGAGAAGCAGCCTGCGTACGTCAAACCGTTTCCGGACGTGCTGCCGCTGCTGGATGTCCTGGACGCGGCGGGCATTCCTTACGGTGCCGTGAGCAACAACGTGCACGACTACCAGCGGGCCAAGCTGGACGGGGCCGGACTTGAACGGGTCACCCATCTGGTGGGTACCGACACCCTTGGCGTGGCCAAGCCGCATCCGGCAATGTACCTGGAAGGCGTCCGGCTGCTGGGAACCGCCCCCGCTGAGACGCTTTACGTGGGCGACAACCGGCTGCTGGACGCGGAGGGCTCCACGGCGGCAGGGTTGGTGGGCGTGTGGCTCAACCGCTCGGGCGAGGTCGTAGAGGATTTCGACGGTGGCATGGTGGCTTCCCTGAACCAGCTGTTGCAGTAG
- the gltX gene encoding glutamate--tRNA ligase translates to MSIASSSPAASIPPVTAETPVRVRFCPSPTGTPHVGLIRTALFNWAYARHTKGTLVFRIEDTDAARDSEESYHQLLDALKWLGIDWDEGVEVGGPHEPYRQSQRGDIYQDVIKRLHEGGFIYESFSTPEEIEARHRAAGRDPKLGYDGFDRHLTEEQLAQYRAEGRQAVLRLRMPDEDITFNDLVRGEITFKAGSVPDFAVVRANGAPLYTLVNPVDDALMGITHVLRGEDLLSSTPRQVALYRALYAIGVAEYMPEFGHLPYVMGQGNKKLSKRDPESSLFLHRERGFIPEGLLNYLSLLGWSLSADEDIFTVEQLVEHFDIHDVLGNPARFDLKKAEAINGTHVRMLEPKVFRDRVAHYLREAGLVGEILTDREEEILTEAAPLIQERITLLGEAPEMLAFLFKADDAIDIADDARKGLPANLPEVLDAAIAALEPLADWTAEDIQAALKQALVEDMGIKPRLAFGPVRTAVSGRRVSPPLFESMVILGKESSLRRLRAFRG, encoded by the coding sequence ATGAGTATCGCTTCTTCGTCACCTGCCGCCTCCATCCCGCCCGTCACCGCCGAAACGCCCGTCCGGGTCCGTTTCTGCCCTTCACCCACGGGAACCCCGCACGTCGGACTGATCCGCACTGCCCTGTTCAACTGGGCCTACGCTCGCCACACCAAGGGCACGCTGGTCTTCCGGATCGAGGATACTGACGCGGCACGGGACAGCGAGGAAAGCTACCACCAGCTGCTGGATGCGCTGAAGTGGCTTGGCATCGACTGGGACGAGGGCGTTGAGGTGGGCGGCCCGCACGAGCCCTACCGTCAGTCCCAGCGCGGCGACATCTACCAGGACGTCATCAAGCGGCTGCATGAGGGCGGGTTCATCTACGAGTCCTTCTCCACTCCGGAGGAGATCGAGGCACGCCACCGTGCCGCGGGCCGGGACCCGAAGCTTGGCTACGACGGCTTTGACCGGCACCTGACCGAGGAGCAGCTGGCCCAGTACCGGGCGGAGGGCCGGCAGGCTGTCCTCCGCCTGCGCATGCCGGATGAGGACATTACGTTCAATGACCTGGTGCGAGGCGAGATCACCTTCAAGGCCGGATCCGTGCCCGACTTCGCGGTGGTGCGGGCCAACGGCGCGCCGCTGTACACCCTGGTCAACCCCGTGGATGACGCGCTGATGGGCATCACCCACGTGCTGCGGGGCGAGGACCTGCTCAGCTCCACGCCACGCCAGGTGGCTCTCTACCGGGCGCTGTACGCCATTGGCGTTGCCGAGTACATGCCGGAGTTCGGCCACCTGCCCTACGTCATGGGACAGGGCAATAAGAAGCTCTCCAAACGCGACCCCGAGTCCAGCCTCTTCCTGCACCGCGAGCGGGGCTTTATCCCCGAAGGGCTGCTGAACTACCTGTCCCTGCTGGGCTGGTCGCTCAGCGCCGACGAGGACATCTTCACGGTGGAGCAGCTCGTTGAGCACTTCGACATCCACGACGTCCTGGGCAACCCCGCGCGCTTCGACCTGAAGAAGGCCGAAGCCATCAACGGCACCCACGTTCGCATGCTTGAGCCCAAGGTGTTCCGCGACCGCGTGGCGCACTACCTGCGCGAGGCAGGCCTGGTGGGGGAGATCCTGACCGACCGCGAGGAAGAGATCCTCACCGAAGCCGCACCCCTGATCCAGGAGCGCATCACCCTGCTGGGCGAGGCGCCGGAGATGCTGGCGTTCCTGTTCAAGGCGGACGACGCCATCGATATCGCCGATGACGCGCGCAAGGGCCTTCCGGCCAACCTTCCCGAGGTGCTGGATGCCGCCATCGCCGCCCTCGAACCGCTGGCTGACTGGACGGCGGAGGACATCCAGGCTGCCCTCAAGCAGGCCTTGGTGGAGGACATGGGCATCAAGCCGCGGCTGGCCTTCGGCCCCGTGCGGACGGCTGTTTCCGGCCGCCGCGTGTCGCCGCCGCTGTTTGAGTCCATGGTGATCCTGGGCAAGGAGTCTTCGCTGCGCCGGCTCCGCGCCTTCCGCGGCTGA
- a CDS encoding fumarylacetoacetate hydrolase family protein, translating to MRIARFVVDSDPLYGVVEGEPGSEEITVIHGDPFFNGVERTSVRHKLEDVRLLAPIIPRSKVIGVGRNFVEHAKELGNEVPAQPLLFLKPNTAVVGPNDPVVLPEFSEEVSFEAELCVVIGRICKDVPEERVDDVIFGYTCGNDLTARDVQKTDLQWTRAKGFDTSAPLGPWIETDLDTEDLQITGRLNGEVRQDGSTSQMIRGVRELVSLVSQAFTLLPGDVIMTGTPAGVGLVKEGDRFEVEIEGIGRLSNPIVRR from the coding sequence ATGCGTATTGCCAGGTTTGTAGTCGATTCCGATCCCCTGTACGGCGTCGTGGAAGGTGAACCCGGCAGTGAGGAAATCACTGTCATCCACGGCGACCCCTTCTTCAACGGCGTGGAGCGCACCTCCGTGCGCCACAAGCTGGAGGACGTCCGGCTGCTGGCGCCCATCATTCCCCGAAGCAAGGTGATCGGCGTGGGCCGGAACTTCGTGGAGCACGCCAAGGAGCTGGGCAACGAAGTGCCGGCCCAGCCGCTGCTGTTCCTCAAGCCCAACACGGCTGTCGTGGGCCCTAATGATCCCGTGGTGCTGCCCGAGTTTTCCGAAGAGGTCTCCTTCGAAGCGGAACTCTGCGTGGTGATCGGCCGCATCTGCAAGGACGTGCCGGAAGAGCGTGTGGACGACGTCATCTTTGGCTACACCTGCGGCAACGACCTCACCGCGCGTGACGTCCAGAAGACCGACCTGCAGTGGACCCGTGCCAAGGGCTTCGATACCTCCGCCCCGCTGGGACCGTGGATCGAGACCGACCTGGACACGGAGGACCTGCAGATTACTGGCAGGCTGAACGGCGAGGTGCGCCAGGATGGCAGCACCAGCCAGATGATCCGCGGCGTACGCGAGCTGGTGTCGCTGGTGTCGCAGGCCTTCACCCTGCTGCCTGGCGATGTCATTATGACCGGGACGCCCGCGGGCGTCGGCCTGGTCAAGGAAGGTGACCGGTTCGAGGTGGAAATCGAGGGCATCGGGCGCCTGTCCAACCCCATCGTCCGCCGCTAG
- a CDS encoding MBL fold metallo-hydrolase, with amino-acid sequence MQGGPACKDGFVTSDSGPSLQRSSALTQFILAPNPGPMSLDGTNSYLLRAPGHSRIVVVDPGPQDETHLEALAGAGAVELVLVTHRHADHTAGSARLHALTGAPVRAKDPLHCHGGGAPLLDGELIRAAGLEITVLSTPGHTSDSVCFHLPADGESGAVLTGDTVLGRGTTVLDYPDGTLGDYLASLDRLAALGPATVLPAHGPVLPSLEGIVRDYRTHREERLAQIRAALHRLGRDASAGEVADAVYADVGPSVRRAAELSVAAQLSYLRGGNGGKDDGGGTVG; translated from the coding sequence ATGCAGGGAGGCCCCGCATGCAAGGATGGGTTCGTGACCTCTGATTCCGGCCCCTCCCTGCAGCGCAGCTCCGCGCTCACCCAGTTCATCCTGGCCCCCAATCCCGGACCCATGAGCCTGGACGGCACCAATTCCTACCTCCTGCGCGCCCCGGGCCATTCCCGCATAGTCGTGGTGGACCCCGGGCCCCAGGACGAAACGCACCTGGAGGCACTCGCCGGGGCCGGCGCCGTCGAACTCGTGCTGGTCACCCACCGGCACGCGGACCACACGGCCGGTTCCGCCCGCTTGCATGCGCTGACAGGCGCACCGGTCCGCGCCAAGGACCCGCTCCATTGCCACGGTGGGGGAGCACCGCTTCTGGACGGCGAACTGATCCGGGCGGCAGGGCTGGAGATCACCGTGCTGTCCACGCCGGGGCACACATCGGACTCTGTCTGCTTCCACCTGCCGGCGGACGGGGAATCCGGTGCAGTGCTGACCGGCGATACCGTCCTGGGCCGGGGAACCACCGTCCTGGACTACCCGGACGGCACACTGGGTGACTACCTCGCGTCCCTGGACCGGTTGGCTGCGCTGGGCCCTGCAACCGTCCTGCCGGCGCACGGTCCGGTGCTGCCGTCCCTTGAAGGCATCGTCCGCGACTACCGGACGCACAGGGAGGAGCGGCTGGCGCAGATCCGCGCTGCGCTCCACCGGCTGGGCCGGGACGCGTCCGCAGGGGAAGTGGCTGACGCCGTCTATGCCGACGTCGGGCCCTCCGTCCGGCGTGCTGCGGAACTGTCCGTGGCGGCGCAGCTTTCCTACCTCCGCGGCGGGAATGGCGGGAAGGACGACGGCGGCGGGACGGTAGGGTAG
- a CDS encoding branched-chain amino acid aminotransferase — protein sequence MTQTAHGVEFTRQPSENPKSAEERAAILANPGFGNYFTDHTAIVDYSVDADGNGGWHDARIEPYGPIVLDPSAAVFHYGQEIFEGLKAYRHADGSIWTFRPEANAARLNKSARRLALPELPAEYFLTAIRELVAVDKEWVPSGDGEALYLRPFMIATEAFLGVRAAREVSFRVIASPAGNYFGGELKPVSIWISRQYARAGRGGTGDAKCGGNYAASLIAQQEAEANGCKQVLFLDQANDNAVEELGGMNVFFVLKDGSLATPALTGTILEGVTRMSVIQVAKDMGREVAERKITLDEWRDGVASGEITEVFACGTAAVITPIGVLKDDTEFIGSEDAKAGEVTMAIRERLLGIQTGVEPDTHGWLTRLA from the coding sequence ATGACTCAGACCGCCCATGGCGTCGAATTCACCCGGCAGCCCTCGGAGAACCCGAAGTCCGCCGAAGAGCGTGCAGCCATCCTGGCGAACCCGGGATTCGGCAACTACTTCACCGACCACACCGCCATCGTCGATTACAGCGTGGACGCGGACGGCAACGGCGGCTGGCACGATGCCCGGATCGAACCTTACGGTCCGATCGTCCTGGACCCCTCGGCCGCCGTCTTCCACTACGGCCAGGAGATCTTCGAGGGCCTCAAGGCCTACCGGCACGCGGACGGCTCAATCTGGACCTTCCGCCCGGAGGCCAACGCGGCACGCCTGAACAAGTCCGCCCGCCGCCTGGCCCTGCCCGAACTGCCGGCCGAATACTTCCTCACCGCCATCCGTGAACTGGTGGCCGTCGACAAGGAATGGGTGCCCTCCGGCGACGGCGAAGCCCTGTACCTGCGGCCCTTCATGATCGCCACCGAGGCTTTCCTGGGTGTCCGGGCTGCCCGTGAGGTGTCCTTCCGGGTCATCGCTTCGCCTGCCGGCAACTACTTCGGCGGCGAGCTGAAGCCGGTTTCGATCTGGATCTCCCGCCAGTACGCGCGCGCCGGCCGCGGCGGCACCGGTGATGCAAAGTGCGGCGGCAACTATGCAGCCTCGCTCATTGCACAGCAGGAAGCGGAAGCCAACGGCTGCAAGCAGGTGCTGTTCCTCGACCAGGCCAACGACAACGCCGTCGAAGAACTGGGCGGCATGAACGTGTTCTTCGTCCTGAAGGACGGTTCCCTGGCCACGCCCGCGCTCACCGGCACCATCCTGGAGGGCGTCACCCGCATGTCCGTGATCCAGGTGGCCAAGGACATGGGCCGCGAAGTGGCCGAGCGCAAGATCACCCTGGACGAATGGCGCGACGGCGTAGCCTCCGGCGAGATCACCGAGGTGTTCGCCTGCGGCACGGCCGCGGTCATCACCCCCATCGGGGTCCTCAAGGACGACACCGAGTTCATCGGCTCCGAGGACGCCAAGGCCGGCGAGGTGACCATGGCCATCCGCGAAAGGCTCCTGGGCATCCAGACCGGCGTGGAACCGGACACCCACGGCTGGCTGACCCGCCTGGCATAG
- a CDS encoding 3-isopropylmalate dehydrogenase: MSASSIDLAVIPGDGIGPEVIAEALKVLEKAVAAEGVQLKPTHYELGAGHWLATGETLPEHVLEDLKKRDAILFGAVGAAPGDTRIPSGLIERELLLKLRFSLDHYVNLRPSRLYGTVGSPLANPGTIDFIVVREGTEGPYVGNGGTLRAGTPHEVATEVSLNTAHGVERVVRDAFRRASARERKHVTLVHKHNVLVYAGHLWKRTVEAVAREFPEVTHDYLHIDAATIFMVTDPSRFDVIVTDNLFGDIITDLAAAVTGGIGLAASGNINMDRTAPSMFEPVHGSAPDIAGQGKADPTAAILSAALLLDHLGYTDAARKIEAAVVADVEKRDGTARSTSAVGDAITAGL, encoded by the coding sequence ATGAGCGCATCCTCCATCGATCTGGCAGTAATTCCCGGCGACGGCATCGGCCCCGAGGTCATCGCCGAGGCCCTCAAAGTCCTGGAAAAGGCGGTGGCCGCCGAGGGCGTGCAGCTCAAGCCGACGCACTACGAACTCGGCGCCGGACACTGGCTTGCCACGGGGGAGACCCTCCCCGAGCATGTCCTGGAAGACCTGAAAAAGCGCGACGCGATCCTCTTCGGCGCCGTGGGGGCCGCCCCGGGCGACACCCGCATCCCGTCCGGTCTCATCGAGCGCGAACTGCTGCTCAAGCTCCGTTTCAGCCTGGACCACTACGTCAACCTGCGGCCGTCACGCCTTTACGGCACAGTGGGCAGCCCGTTGGCCAACCCCGGGACAATCGACTTCATCGTGGTGCGCGAAGGCACCGAAGGCCCCTACGTCGGCAACGGCGGCACGCTGCGGGCCGGCACGCCGCATGAGGTAGCCACCGAGGTCTCGTTGAACACCGCCCACGGCGTGGAGCGCGTGGTCCGCGACGCGTTCCGCCGCGCCAGTGCACGGGAGCGCAAGCACGTCACCCTGGTGCACAAGCACAACGTCCTGGTCTACGCCGGGCACCTGTGGAAGCGCACCGTCGAAGCCGTCGCCCGGGAATTCCCCGAGGTCACCCACGACTACCTGCACATCGATGCCGCCACCATCTTCATGGTCACGGACCCGTCCCGCTTCGACGTGATTGTCACCGACAACCTCTTCGGCGATATCATCACCGACCTTGCCGCAGCCGTCACCGGCGGCATCGGCCTGGCGGCATCAGGCAACATCAATATGGACCGCACCGCACCGTCGATGTTCGAGCCGGTCCATGGTTCCGCACCGGACATCGCGGGCCAGGGCAAGGCGGATCCCACCGCGGCCATCCTCTCCGCGGCACTCCTGCTGGACCACCTGGGCTACACCGATGCCGCCCGGAAGATCGAAGCGGCGGTGGTTGCCGACGTCGAAAAGCGCGACGGCACCGCACGCAGCACCAGCGCCGTGGGCGACGCCATCACCGCCGGCCTGTAG
- the metG gene encoding methionine--tRNA ligase: MTAPEKTPFYITTAITYPNGVPHIGHAYEYIATDAMARFKRLDGYDVMFLTGTDEHGMKIAQTAEKEGITPKELVDRNAGIYQAAHSALGISYDRFIRTTDADHYAASQAIWKKMEANGDIYLDKYEGWYSVRDEAFYAEDETVVKDDGVRYSKETDTEVTWTAEESYFFRLSAYQDKLLALYESHPEFGAPQYRFNEVISFVKRGLEDLSISRTTFDWGVPVPGNDKHVMYVWVDALTNYLTGVGYPDVDSEKFRKYWPADVHIIGKDISRFHAIYWPAFLMSAGLELPKRVMIHGFLHNNGVKMSKSLGNVVAPADFVARYGLDQVRFFFLREVPFGADGSYNHEAIVGRMNSDLANNFGNLAQRSLSMVAKNCAASVPTPGAFTAEDDAILAQANGLLEAARAAFDKQEFSRALEALWGVLHHTNAYFAEQAPWVLRKTDVERMNTVLYVTLEVLRIVAILAQPVMPNATAKLLDALGQPEGDARLFRAIATPIVPGTGLPAPTPVFPKFEEPAE; this comes from the coding sequence GTGACTGCTCCAGAGAAAACGCCGTTCTACATCACCACGGCCATCACCTACCCCAACGGCGTGCCGCACATTGGACACGCTTACGAGTACATTGCCACCGACGCCATGGCGCGCTTCAAGCGGCTGGACGGCTATGACGTGATGTTCCTGACCGGCACCGACGAGCACGGCATGAAGATTGCCCAGACGGCGGAAAAGGAAGGCATCACGCCCAAGGAGTTGGTGGACCGGAACGCCGGAATTTACCAGGCGGCGCACTCCGCCCTGGGCATCAGCTACGACCGGTTCATCCGCACCACGGACGCCGACCACTACGCTGCGTCGCAGGCCATCTGGAAGAAGATGGAAGCCAACGGCGACATCTACCTCGACAAGTACGAGGGCTGGTATTCCGTCCGGGACGAGGCGTTCTACGCCGAGGACGAGACGGTGGTGAAGGACGACGGCGTGCGCTACTCGAAAGAGACGGACACCGAGGTGACTTGGACGGCGGAGGAGAGCTACTTCTTCCGGCTGTCCGCCTACCAGGACAAGCTGCTGGCCCTCTACGAGTCCCACCCCGAGTTCGGCGCCCCGCAGTACCGGTTCAACGAGGTGATCAGCTTCGTCAAGCGTGGCCTGGAGGACCTGTCCATCAGCCGCACCACCTTCGACTGGGGCGTCCCTGTCCCGGGCAACGACAAGCACGTGATGTACGTCTGGGTGGATGCGCTGACCAACTACCTCACCGGTGTGGGCTACCCGGACGTGGACTCGGAGAAGTTCCGGAAGTACTGGCCTGCCGACGTCCACATCATCGGCAAGGACATTTCACGGTTCCACGCCATCTACTGGCCCGCCTTCCTGATGAGCGCCGGGCTTGAACTGCCCAAGCGCGTCATGATCCACGGGTTCCTGCACAACAACGGGGTCAAGATGTCCAAGTCCCTGGGCAACGTAGTGGCCCCGGCGGACTTCGTTGCCCGCTACGGCCTGGACCAGGTGCGGTTCTTCTTCCTGCGCGAGGTCCCGTTCGGGGCGGACGGCAGCTACAACCACGAGGCCATCGTGGGCCGGATGAACTCCGACCTGGCCAACAACTTCGGCAACCTGGCCCAGCGTTCGCTGTCCATGGTGGCCAAGAACTGCGCCGCCTCCGTGCCCACGCCCGGTGCGTTCACCGCGGAGGACGACGCCATCCTGGCCCAGGCCAATGGGCTGCTGGAGGCGGCCCGCGCCGCCTTCGACAAGCAGGAATTCAGCCGCGCCCTCGAAGCCCTCTGGGGTGTGCTGCACCACACCAACGCCTACTTCGCCGAGCAGGCGCCCTGGGTGCTGCGGAAGACCGACGTCGAACGCATGAACACCGTGCTGTACGTGACGCTGGAGGTGCTGCGGATTGTGGCCATCCTGGCCCAGCCGGTGATGCCGAACGCCACGGCCAAGCTCCTGGACGCGCTCGGCCAGCCGGAAGGCGACGCGCGGCTGTTCAGAGCAATTGCCACCCCAATCGTGCCGGGAACTGGGCTGCCCGCTCCCACCCCCGTGTTCCCCAAGTTCGAGGAACCCGCGGAGTAG
- a CDS encoding ABC transporter ATP-binding protein has protein sequence MTNPTNVQRSRRSGSNEVPLQTRANTIVKSADHATPLEMRDITIRYGGGKGGAEAVSVVEGFDLTLHAGEMHCVAGRSGSGKTSILTVGAGLTLPTSGRVFWEGDSLESMGDDEIADRRRALIGYVDQGGALIDGMSALENVLLPAVPDGEVDQRRDMAKDLLDLVGLGRRMRHRPAQLSGGERQRVAIARALILGTRVLVVDEPTASLDRASANRIISILKDTTSDGIAVLVASHDHELVRLSDTLTELI, from the coding sequence ATGACAAACCCGACGAACGTCCAGCGGAGCCGCAGGAGCGGCTCCAACGAGGTCCCCCTGCAGACCCGGGCCAACACCATCGTCAAGTCGGCCGACCATGCCACCCCGCTGGAGATGCGCGACATCACCATCCGCTATGGCGGCGGCAAGGGCGGCGCCGAGGCCGTGAGCGTGGTGGAGGGCTTCGACCTGACCCTGCACGCGGGCGAGATGCACTGCGTTGCCGGCCGAAGCGGCTCCGGCAAAACCAGCATCCTGACTGTCGGCGCCGGGCTTACCCTGCCCACGTCGGGCCGCGTCTTCTGGGAAGGCGATTCCCTCGAAAGCATGGGCGACGACGAAATCGCCGACCGCCGTCGTGCCCTCATCGGCTACGTCGACCAAGGCGGTGCACTGATCGACGGAATGAGCGCCCTGGAGAACGTGCTCCTGCCTGCCGTCCCGGACGGCGAGGTGGACCAGCGCCGCGACATGGCCAAGGACCTGCTGGACCTGGTGGGCCTGGGCCGGCGCATGCGGCACCGTCCTGCCCAGCTGTCCGGCGGCGAACGGCAGCGCGTGGCCATCGCCCGCGCACTGATCCTGGGCACCAGGGTGCTGGTGGTGGACGAGCCCACCGCCTCGCTGGACCGTGCCTCCGCCAACCGCATCATCAGCATCCTGAAGGACACCACCTCGGACGGGATCGCCGTCCTGGTGGCCTCACACGACCACGAACTGGTCCGCCTGAGCGATACCCTGACAGAACTGATCTAG